The Colius striatus isolate bColStr4 chromosome Z, bColStr4.1.hap1, whole genome shotgun sequence DNA window TTCTTCCACAAGAAGTACAGCAGTAGCCTCTTGGAGGAAAACATCAAGAAACTGGGAAAACAAGTGGAAGATCTCTCAGCAGACAGCTCTTAACACATTACTAGTTTTATATGAGTGAACACTCTTCTGATACAATGGTCCCTGTATGTAGGTGCAGTGTAAAGGACGGCATGTGGTTCTGAGGTGTATCTCCCAGGCACAAAAACAATCCACTCTGGCCTGCTTAGCACACAACACTATGGTTTGCCCAGTCAAGGCCTTTGCTTTGCTAATCCGTGTGTCCAGCCATCCAGTCTGCTGAAATTAGTGGGAATCAATTGGAGTGACAGTGTGGCAAATCAGACAGGAATAGCAAACTGTTTCTTGCATGGCCTGTCAGGGTGAGTCCTTTGGCAGGGTCTAGTGATGTGCAGCTATGGTGATTCTCTCTGTTAAAccaccctgctctgcacccACCATGGGGTCGGGTTCCATTTGTTAATGTCAACGTCACAGGCAAAGCTTGCCAACCAACTGgaatgttcagaaaaaaatcagcaggcTAGGACAATGTTGACTATTCTCAGCCAAAACTGGTAAATACTATTAGAAAATCAGAACACTCTAAAGATATTTGAGTACTGCAGCAACTATAAGCATGACAAGCAGCGTTCTTGACTGCATATATGTTCTTCCTTACTTTCAAAAGCACAAGGGACGCTTCTACTGTATTACATCAACTTGTAATTGTATGTAATATTATGTGAAGTTTataattttttgtcttttttttttctcttgcaggtGGAAGATGATTGGAAATACATAGCTATGGTGATAGACAGAGTATTTCTTTGGGTATTTACAATCCTTTGTGTGTTTGGAACTGCAGGGCTCTTTATCCAGCCACTAATAGCAGACACATGACTTGATCTACTGCTTTTTTACCCACATGTTTCATTTTTGGTTCAGAACTGTCCCttatatttttctccccttacATGATGCCTCTGCTCATCACCTTCTCTGCcacagaggaaggagaaagaaagggagggTTCTCTGGGAGTGCAAACAACCTAGAACTGAATGAGATCTGAAAATAAGAGATATGAATGTGTCATCTTTCTATGGCCGAATGCCTAGGCATTATCTGAATGCACCAcggaaaaccagaaaataccTAAACTCTCTGTGGCTGCTGTCTAAGGCATCCACATTTGAAACCTAAATGTTTCTAAGACTTTTAAAAACTAGTTCATCTGCCACTTAAGTTTGTACATGACCAGTTCCATTTACTTCCTGATACTGAATACTAAGACCTTGATGAGATACTCTAGGATTTCTAGACCACTTTCCACTCCACAGGTTCTGCTCTGAAAATCCTTGTTTGCTCAGGCTGAGATATAAACCTGACAGGGAAGTGTTTACTCCTACTTAGCTACTCATCATGGACAAAGTTGGCTTGATAGTACTGGATTGATCTaggttttcctgtgtttttaaaatccCAGATCAACTTGGATTACACACATCCCAGTGCAGGAAAAGGCTGGCTGTCATGAATCCTGTGCTAAGCTGGGTACCTTGAaccaaacagctctgcagcaaatTTCCACTTGCTGTCTCCTTATGGGTCATTGCTGTGTATGCAAACCTGTAATGATAGGAATGCTTCCTTTGGGGCTGAGTCTGCTACTGTGTAACTGGCTTCCCAGTCCTAGTGCACTTAATCCTGATATGCTTTGTAGGTGTGCATCTGATGCGGTTTCTGTACTGCGTGGACAGTTTACCCTTGAGGCCCTTGACTGTTTAGATTTCTATTGGTTTTGTGCTGAAGGATGCTTTTTAAAAGGCACCATTCCAAGTAAAGCAAATGtcttcaaaagtaaaaaaaccttcTCTCCTAAACAAGGCCCTAAATTTAACTGTACAATGTCACTGCAGCATTTTTAGTGTCTGTCATGCATGAGTCTCTGCACTGACCATCACTAATCCTTGGAAAGTATGACTCTCTGTTTCTGAAGTCCTTGACTGGCCTTTTAGTCTTTTCTGATGGTTTGTAATAAAGAGAATAGAACTGAATCAATGTATAAGTCAGAGATAAAGGTGAATATAACAAGAACGCAGCTGTCTTAATCCAGTAGTTGAAATACGTAATGTCAAGAGTTTCTAGAAGAAAACCATATCTTCTGTAATCCCTCTGAATGTTACATTATTATGTGGTGACCGACAAATGTATGAAGAAACATAATTTGTTTTGTCAGCCTGTCAATTAAATATCACTCCTGGGATATACTTTCTTGaagaatttgtattttttttaaaaaaagcttcctGATACACAATGTGTTTAGAGATGGTACTAAATGACATTTACTATACAGGCTCTTTAATCAGAAAAgacaggaagggaaagaaagggaatttAAAGAGGAGATCTGCATTCTGAGCCTGAAAAATTCATCTCTGCAGGAAAGATATCTGATTGACAGCATTCACTGTTGAGTCTATGACAATACAAACAATGAAAATACTGTGGCTAAAGGTGTACTGCGTTGGTGTGTTTAGGCATGACAGCTATGTTCTCAACCAGTAAGCTGACTTTAGCAAAATCCCTGGCTTTTTGTGAAAATATCCACAATTGTACAGCACCCCATCCCCAGGTAAGAGGCCTACATgccccagcaccagctctctgtctttgtcatttACAGTACACAgttctctgtcttttctctATACCTCAAACACAAGGTCTGGACAGGTTAGTTCATCAACCTGGTATCCTAAGAAAGTAAGACTTGCAAACTTATGTTCTGGTTTTTCTGTGTACTatttccccctccttcctcaTATCCAATGACTTTTGGGTCCTTTTTTGCCATTCTCAGTTGTGTTTGGCACATTCAAGTCTGTTAGCCTTGCCTACTCCTGTCAGCTTTGGGAAAGTAGTTGCCTGATGAAAGATAGTGAGAGTGAGCTACACAATAAGCATCTCACCTGCAGTAGAAGGCTGTTCTGAGCAGATATGGAAGAGCTCACACATTTTTGCTTATCCCAGCTCCTGTTGGGGAACCTTGTAACTGAAATACCAAGAAAAGTTTCAACCAGAGCTGGTGCTATCCCAGACACTGAATGGGGTTGTACACCACACACATCCATAGCAGAAGTACCCATGTTCATTACAGGGCACACAAAATGATGTGTCTGTTCTTGTCCCATCAGCTCCAAAGTCTCACCAGCAACACCCCCTATGATACGTCCCAGTGATGTGTAGCTCTGGCAGCAAGaaatctcctttccttcttccaagTGATGGCATCTATGAATTCATTTTAGAAGCACAGCCATCTTGGTGAACAGATGATATATATGGTCCTGCCAAGCAGTGCCAAGGCCCTACCAAAGCAGTGTCCAGAAATCAAGGTAGCACATGGAGCAGAGGAAAGGAGATCATCAGAGGAAAGTCTGCCTGAATACCCTAGTTGTGTTTTTACAGTGGCAGGCCAAGTTGTGGGAATGCATTTGTGGGTCAACAACAAATAGATTCAGGGAAACTCAGAAACAGTCAATGCGAGGAAATAATAAGTAGAGAGATTATGTATGTAGAAGTCTCAGATGCAAAATAGAGGCCAAAAGCCATACCTGTGCAGTGCTCATATACATTTCCCATTCCAAGCCCTGGTGACTTTTACCAGTATAAGTCAGAAAAACTAGCCTGTCATCAGCCACAGCTGCATGAGATACAGCAATGTGTTGCCTGTGGGTAAGCAAACAAAATGTCACAACATGAGCGCAGGACCATCTGCCAGATAAACACCTGAAGCACCTGCCCAGAAGAGGATTTTGTCACCCTTCATAGCTAACAGGCACATCCCTGGAAGCAGCACTCAGACGGAAAACCTATCACTAATTGCTTTCAAGAGTCTATAAGTGCTGGAAAGAAGAGCTTCCTGGCTGTTTTCCTATGGATATTTCACAGTATTGGCCAGGGAACAAACTGACTTAAGCAATacaagaagagagaagcagctggtAGCAAGGTCAATGTGTGTTTCATATCAGTGTCTTATGTTGAAACATCTATCTGTATGTTAGACTAGATGAGTCTGTTCTACATTCCTGAAATATAACAGATCTGAGTGCTCCTTCCTCAAACCCACACAGAGAGATAAAATTTCTAAGTACTTCCCAAGAATGTGATAGCCCCTCCATTTGAATAGCTTTGAGACAGGACTTTCAAAATGGGCCACAATCTAGATGTCATtgacaacaaaacaacaaagctCAGCTTATGAGTAGTCTCACCCCAGGAATCATTTACTAAATACATGTTTATTAATAGTGATTTCGCAAGTGAACAGAACTTTCTGCAGCATCTCCACAAGATGGGATGATATTAACTACCAGATGCCTGATGTGTATACATACTCCAAGCACAAGAACGCTTCTAACCTACATCCCAGTGAGGGAGTTTCAGGGCTAGCTAAAGCTTTAACACCACATTCACATGCAAGTTGTCAAAAAATTTATCTCAAAATCCCTTACTAGCCTTGAAATATCTGCACGTTCTGAATGGTGTTGTCTAAAGCACTCCATGTTAGCAAAACTTTGCCCCAGCAAAGTGGTGAGAGCTTCAGATGCCCAACTTTTATCAAGCCCTGTTTAAACATTTAAGAGCTGTCTCTCTAATCATGCAGGAGGATGAACCAAAGAGATGTCATTCTGGAGTTCATTAATCACTTGAGGAATGTGAATAAGCCCACACCTAAAGTTGTATCTTCCTGGTAGCCAGGAAGATACAGCCCACAGCTCTCAGGAGAAACTCTGCACTTCTGTGCCAACTGCAAGTTTCATTTGCCGAAAAGGGCATCTGCAGCTTTCCTCCAACTGAACCGTTTCAGAGGATCACTGCTGCCTTACAGCGCAGCATAGTCACCTCTCTCCATGCGATATGCTTTGGGCAATCTTCCACTTGTGAACAAGCTGGTGCAGGAATCATAGATTCTAAATGCAGAGCATGGGGAATATCTTTCATTGTTCAGCCTTTTGGTACATTACAGAGCAGCAGCGAGAACAGAAATATAATAATACTGAAAAGTAGgtaacaaacaccttcctgctTCCTGGTGGCCAAAAGGAGAGACAAAGTGTGCATACATAAAGACTGGTAGTACAGTGGTAAGATACACTGTTGAGCTGAACCTTCAGCAAGGTGAGGTCACAGAGAGGAGGTTTTGAACATACCATATAAAGAGATATTTGTACTTTTTCTGATGTACCTgctgtatgattctatgacagttCTGATGTGCACAAAGTGACCTGTAGAGACCCTGTGGTTTTCCCTTGGAAACTTAGATAAACTGAGCATTGATTTGTTTTCCTACTATAACTTCTTTTATAAGGTAGATTTTTAACTGACAGACCTACCTTTTAGGTATAATGATTGTGCCAAATGTATTATTTCCAATTTCAACTAATAATTTGGGCTTTATTGTAATATTACCAAACTACTACTAAAACAATTGTAACTCAATTGTGCAACCCCAGTTCACATTAGGACTCACAGCTATGCACAAAGACCGTCTTTGATCTCACCCAAATCTGTAACTTGTGGAGCTGTATGAAGACAGAAAGCACTAGCCAGTGCCCACTGTTCCCGTTCCCTTCCCTTGCTGTTGCTTCCCATCCTATATAACAGAGATTGAGCTCGCAGGCACCATCATCCTTTGGCATTGCGCTTGCTGTATTGCTGCCACGTGACTGTTTTCTACAAAGCATTGTTCAGCCACATCTGTAATGCAGGTGTAAAGATGAGAACTGAACCCGTCACTGACACCACCAGAAATAGCCACAGGAAGATCCGATCCAGGACTTGAGCTATAAATTTCCAGTCTTGGATAAcctgagaaagaaagagggaaaacaaacagaaacgcTAATGAGCCTAGTACTTTGACGATACTTCTATGTATATTTCAGGTCTAaaaatatgatttaaaaaaaccagaagTTCTTTGTGTACTGTACTCTAAAACAGATCACCTTTTCAGCACCTATAGCTGCGAGTCACTCCAAACCCTCAAGCAATTCCATAGTTTTACACACAGTAATCAGTCTTCTTTCAACCTGTGCAAAAGCTTTCACAAAGCGCATATGTGAAAGTTTGCATAGTCAAGACTGAAGATGGTTTTATAGTGAACTGGGTTTTTCTCCACAAAACTTGACCTCCCTTAAAGTGACAGAACTGGCTCTAGCACACCACTTTGATGTAGACTTTCCTTCCAGTAAATGTGGTCCCATTGGCTAGTGTTTGCTTAAACGCTCTGTCCATTCAGGTTGCGTGTGCTCAGGAGGAGGGTTTTGCATTGGGACTACTGGCACCACCCTGCACACACAAAAGGGCTCTTTATAAAACCAATTCAAGggacctttttaaaaaaaaaaaaatttcagctTCAGGCCTCAGTCATGGACACTGTATACTCACATGCTGCATGTTTGACTTACTGTCCGTCTTTCTGCTGAAGTCCTCTCAGGACAGTTTGAACAAAGCCCTGGCTTTTGCTAGGAGGATGCTGGCAGAAGTTCTCCTCTTTCCATATACTGCTAGGTGCATTGCTCTGCTACTCTCACATAAGATGCATTTTTTATACATACAGTAATTTGTCATTTTAATAGCCATGTGGGTTCttgtgaggaggagagagatgGTAGTTAGAGGTGCATCTGTACTGATGTTAGCAAAAAATCTAGAAGACTCAAAACAGAGCAGCTACACTATGTATAGTTGCTATATAGACCAGGACTGAGACCTGGTAACTGCTGCGGGACCTGCCTCTAAGTTTTCTGAAAGACATACTTTCAGAGCATGTGATGGGATAGAGGTTTTCCATATTAATGTCCAATGCCATCTTAAGAAAGACAAGGTTATTCAAATAATCCCAAAACACGAATTGCTccaggagaggctgcagtgggCTTTTGTGTCTATGAAGAATGGGGACTGTCACAGCATAATACGGTTCTCCTTGAAGCAATGTATTTTCCCCAAAACCCATATTATTTATGAAGCTGTGGAAGATCCCAAGACACATGATGAgcacaggaggaagaggaaaaaagaaaggcatgCAGAAAGGGAGAGAGTTTGGAAGCTATTGCTGTCAAAGAAACTATGATCCCTCCTTACTCTCTCTTTACCTACCTGTCTGATGAAATGCTCCTTTTTAACATGCCTGGAAATATATCGGATGGAGTCAGATGCCTTCTCCAGAAAAGCAACAataactttttctccttcttcttccttgtatttttgCTTCCCTGAGAGCTTTGATTTCAaggtggtttctttttctttttcttcagtctctGAGAAAGAGTAACGATCTATATGGCCCTTCATgcagagcagctgaggcagctTCTGAAGGAAGAGCCTTTTAACCCAGGGAGCCATGGGATGATAAGTTGCAGAGGAGCGGTGGTGGACGTTGATAACAAACACAGTCACAATAATAGAGAGGGTCACAAAGATCATGATGAACAGCAGATACTCACCAATCAGGGGGATGACTTTGGAAGAAGAAGGGATTATTTCCTCAATCACCAGAAGGAAAACAGTGAGGGAGACTAGAACTGACGTGGACAACGAaagtttttctccttcatctgAAGGCAGGTAAAACACCAGGACAGTAAGAAAAGACAATCCCAGGCAAGGGATTATTAAGAAAAGGGTGTAAAACAGTGGAAGGCGTCTAAGAACAAAGGAGTAAGTGACAAATGGGTAAAAGTACAGCCCATTCTTCCTGTTGCCTTTCATACCTCTGGCATTTAAGATCTCCCACTCCCCATTATCAAAGAAGTCTTTCCTGTCTACATTTTCATCCACTAAAACCAAGTCCACCATATTGCCATCATATGTCCACGACCCAAACTTCATGGAGCAGTTCTGTCTGTCAAAGGGAAAGAAGGTCACGTCCATCGTGCAGGAGCTCTTATAACTGGCCGGTGGAGTCCAAGTCACCAATCCGTTGTACCTCACTATGGCTTTGGTCATCAGAGATCCTTCAAAACGTCCATCAGCACTGGGAGTTGGACAGCAGAAACATTACCAAGCTCAGGACTTAGTTTTCCCAGTCCTaaccatttctccccacccCCTGCTAGATCTGCTTTCCACCCATTACCTGGAGCATAAGGCGAGCCAGCATTCATAATGCCTAAAGAAACAGCCATCTGGTAGCACACACAGGTGTCACAGGGGCTGACATGCCTTACCCAAGCTTTGGCCTAAGATCAGAGAAATGCTACTcacttttcaaacaaaacaatgtCAGGAAGCCATAGGGACTCAGAGGGGACACGGATGGCGGTGATCCCACCATATTCCTCTGGATTCCAGGAGAGCTTGTGGTCGATCCATTCCTGTAACAAGCCAGCAGAGTCCTCTGCCCACTCATACACGCAAGAGCCTCATTTCTCCTCATACCACCTGCACTAGTGAAGCTGCAATGTGCAGCTCAGTGGGCAGAGCTCGGTGTAAGagtgctcagctgcaggaggaatGCCTGTCAGGCACAGCTGAGAGATGTTCAGCCCCACAAGCACTATTTCTCCAGCCATAAGTGAGCCCCAGCAACCCATCTCTTTGCAGGCACTCTGATAGAGCATGTGACTCTCCACCCTGCCCAGACCACCTGAGGGTAATTCAGAAGCACCCAGCcacttcccttcagtacagcaTCTCTCCTTGCCTCTGAGAACAAGTCCATGGTGTTTTTGACTGGCACTGATACCACAGAAGAGCCAGCTGGGATGCCTACTGTTGCCAAAGTGACAGAAGAGTAACCTTTAATTAATTTGCAGtggagatttggggttttttcagtgaACAGAATACAACATCCACTATCTGTACACTGTCCTTGCAAACCAAACCATTGTTCTTTCATTAGAAAGATCTGCACATTGTTGTAGGAAAAGCACCACAGCTATTGCTACCAAGTAATATAATAATGCTGTTGTTTACAACAATTACAGTCCTGAAGGGAGAATGCTGAAAAAGCCAAAGGAGGGGGAATGCtggttttttccatcttttggAACtccagaatatttttgtttcgTTTTTCAGATGAGGAACACCTAACAAATTGGTTCTAGCAACGTAGGTATTTCCAGAGAAATGCAGTGGAATAGCAGTTTTCGGATATCTGTTCATTACTGAAGGTGATTTTCCTCACAGgaacagcagcaacaaggaTTTAAGAGCTGTAAATTCTGGTTAATACCAAGAAGCAGAAGATGAACCACTCTCCATAAAGCGCCAGCACTGAGAACTCCCCAGGGATATGAAGGCCTCAGATTTCTCTGAGCAATTTCCTACATGACTTAAGGATGAACCAAAAAGCAATATTCTCTGCTTCTACTCCCAtcatatttttcccctcttactTCCTCaattcatggaatcatagaatcaagaaggggtttgaagggacctttagagatcatctagtccaacccccctgcagaagcaggtccacctaggtcaggtcacacaggaacgtgtccaggcgtgacttgaagacctccaaggaaggagactccacaacccctctgggcagcctgtgccactgctcactcaccctcacagtaaaatagctttttcttatatttaagtgaaactttttgtgttccagcttcatcccattaccctttgtcctgttgctagatacaacagaaaagagtgatgtcccaccctcctgacatccaccatttatgtacttataaatattaataagatccccactcagtctcatcttttctagactaaacagccccagttcccgcagcctttctttgtatgaaagatgttccagtcccctgatcatcttggtgaccctgtgctggactctctcaagcacttccctgtccctcttgagctgaggagcccagaactggacacaggactccagatgaggcctcaccagggcagagtagagggggagcagaacctcccttgacctgctggccacactcttcttgatgcatcccaggatgccattggccttcttggcaacgagagcacattgctggctcatggttagtttattaccaatcagaactcccaggtgtctctctgcagagctgttctccagcaggtcaatcaccagcctgtactggtgcatggggttgttcctcccagatgcaggactctatgcttgtccttgttgaacctcatgaggttcctctctgcccacctctcaagccggATGAGATCCCACATGCTTTTCACAGCTATACCTACAGGCATTTGTTTTTGCAGTCATTTACAGTGTAACAGCAAGCCAGAGTCTCAATAGAGACATAAAGATAGACAGTGAAATGAAGTGTCTTCCTCTTCAAGGTGCAGGGAAGCAATGGGTAGAAAATCATAGATAGGTTACTGTCCAAAAATCTGGCTCAAGGCACAAGCAAAAGAGGCAGCTGTTCAGAGTGGTACCACGGCAGGATTAACAGCCCCACTATCTGCATCAGAAGAGAGAAGGACTCACTCTCTGAAACATCCAAATGGCTGACATCAGCTGTCAGGCACAGCCCTCCAGCCCTAGCTCATCCTAATGctgaaggagggatgggagctGTCCACCTGTGGAAAGAGGGGTCACTGCTGCTTTTAACCTTGGCCTTTAAGCTTAACCTTTAAGCTTTTCTCTGTGGATGAGTGTCTACCAGATGTgtccagcagcctgggctgtaAGGTGGGCACAGACTCACATGTGCCCTAGTTACATCTTGTGCAAGGTACAAGTGAGCTTAGGTTGGAAATATACCTTTTTATACAAGGGAACACTCAGGGCAGATAGCATCAGCCTGCAAAGTCAGCTCATAGCCCACATgaacacaacagaaacaaatacCCTGTGAGCCACCTTGAGATTTGATCATCCCTCCAGAGCTGAAATGGAGTAGCCCTTTGGCTTGGGTTATTTGCTGTATCTGCAACACTCCTCCTTCACCTCTGCCCTGAATTGATTTCTTTCCCAACTAAAGTGCTCTTTCATGTCTGCAAGCCAAATGCTTCTGTGTCTTCTTACCAGAGCAGAAAACAGATTGAGTGCAGATTTTGAAGATGAGCAGTTTAAAACAAGACTCTCCCTATGAGGATATGCTGACATGAACTGTAGCAGCAGATGTAAAATgccctttcctttcttctccctttaTTCCAAGAGGCTCCAGACACTCCCAttgttcttcctttcctccagtTCTGCCAAATCCGCATCTCTGGGCTTCCATTCAAGTGCTTAATCCAGAGCAAGCAGACCAAGAAACACTGGACCCTAACTCTCTGTCCTTGCTAGTAGACTCCATAGCTTGCCTGAACTCAAGTACCTTCTCAGCAACCACGAAAATTTCTTTCACCTTGTGTGTGTGGCCGTAAGCAATaagtccaaaaaaaaaaaagaaaaaaagaaaaaaaaaaaaaagaacccttGGCTATAAGTTTTGCTCAGCTAAGAAAAGCCAGACTCTTGCAGAGAAATTATGACTCTGATTCCCCCTCAATTCCCCCTCACACAGTCAGGGTGAGGACCAGAATTCCCTGACCTCCCAAGCTCCTGCAGAAGGAAAGGATCATTAGAGTTCTGGACTGTTTTagtatttttcacttttcccTACCTAAAAGAATAAattcttttaattcttcttAGTTTTATGGGCCTTTTGCTAGCTGTTGTGAATGCATGACTCCCAAATCAGGACACCTGGGTCAGGCCATGGGTATTTACTGCTCAGATTGACCTCCTAGGAACATATGCATATGTGACAGTCACAACCCCTGTCTCACTTATTTTCCACTCCCTTTGGGCCTTGATGTTCTCAGCCCCTCATGTGGAGAAGGTTTATTAGAAATGGTCACAACTAGTAAGAACCCAACTCACCAATTCTGAAAATCATGGTGCTGACTTATCCTAGGGAGCTGCCCTGACTAAAATCTGAGCATGGTTTCCAAAGGAACTCcagaaacatcagtgtgtttACAGAGCTGACTCCTGGGAAGGTCCTTCTTTTAGCCACAGTATAAGGCAGAAGGGTCATATAAAGTGGCTTCTTCCCATCCTTGTCCTCCCATGCACCTGAGAGGTAATGAGTGAATGATGACACATCCCTACCTCCTGCAGCATATTTTCAGTAACCTGCAGCAGAATTTGACTTCCCACACTAAGAGTAGAGACACAGGCTCCAACCTATGACTATGGAGAGGTCAgtgctgcaacacaaacagtgtGTTTGATATGGATAGGCTAACCTGAGGCATCCCCATGCAGGTTCATGCAGAGGATGGGCAGATGTCTGCATAAGCATCACAGGCCTAATACCCTTAGGAGGCCAGGACTTGCATTTGGTCTGATAATGCAAGTCAAAACTTCAGGTCCATCTCCTTTGTTGTCACTGTAACCTGGGTGAAGATGTCATTCAGCATGAGGGATTAAGGCTACCACAGGGCATAGGAGATTTTGTTACATTGGATGGAGCAAGCAAACAAGTCTTTCTAAGAAGAAGGACGTGGTCAGCCCCGGAAATATTCTGTTACAGGCTGCAAAAAAAGATGTGACATTTTTCTGTGTACTATTAAAAGAACAGAGAATGAGGAGAGGGAAGTGCGTTGATTCCACACCTGCAGACTGCAGGGTTTGGACCTGCAAGGGAGATGAATGCTGTAGCCTGAAAGGAGAGAAGACGGAAATGGGGAAAGCACAGATGAGGGAGTGAGAGGTCATGCTTGTAGGAGGACTCTGCTCCCTGCTCAAGGGGCTACTCAAGCAGAGTAAGAAAGCCACGATTTGGCCCTGTGCACATGAAGGGCTCTGCAACTGTGGCTGAAGCTGGGAAAAATGTAACCTCACATCTTTTTCAGGGCAGTCTCCTAGCAGCTAGATTCAGATTAGCAGCAAATTTCACCAGCAAAAGGGGAAATTCCTATCCTCCCTGCAGTGAGGTGAAGCCTGAGCTTCTACCCCTTCAAGGGAGAGACTGTCTTATGTGGCCTTTAGGGGTCCTGTTCCACCCAGAGGCTCACACTCACCGCAGCACTGCAGATACAAGACAGAACAAAAACTCAAGTGGGTTTCTCCTCCACCAGCCCTGCAACCCCTGGGAAACA harbors:
- the CHRNB3 gene encoding neuronal acetylcholine receptor subunit beta-3 isoform X2, translated to MVPMLCLFVWIVLCLSSSDVAAFSSVAENEDALLKHLFEGYQKWVRPVENSNNTIKVLFGLKISQLVDVDEKNQLMTTNVWLKQEWIDHKLSWNPEEYGGITAIRVPSESLWLPDIVLFENADGRFEGSLMTKAIVRYNGLVTWTPPASYKSSCTMDVTFFPFDRQNCSMKFGSWTYDGNMVDLVLVDENVDRKDFFDNGEWEILNARGMKGNRKNGLYFYPFVTYSFVLRRLPLFYTLFLIIPCLGLSFLTVLVFYLPSDEGEKLSLSTSVLVSLTVFLLVIEEIIPSSSKVIPLIETEEKEKETTLKSKLSGKQKYKEEEGEKVIVAFLEKASDSIRYISRHVKKEHFIRQVIQDWKFIAQVLDRIFLWLFLVVSVTGSVLIFTPALQMWLNNAL
- the CHRNB3 gene encoding neuronal acetylcholine receptor subunit beta-3 isoform X1, with protein sequence MVPMLCLFVWIVLCLSSSDVAAFSSVAENEDALLKHLFEGYQKWVRPVENSNNTIKVLFGLKISQLVDVDEKNQLMTTNVWLKQEWIDHKLSWNPEEYGGITAIRVPSESLWLPDIVLFENADGRFEGSLMTKAIVRYNGLVTWTPPASYKSSCTMDVTFFPFDRQNCSMKFGSWTYDGNMVDLVLVDENVDRKDFFDNGEWEILNARGMKGNRKNGLYFYPFVTYSFVLRRLPLFYTLFLIIPCLGLSFLTVLVFYLPSDEGEKLSLSTSVLVSLTVFLLVIEEIIPSSSKVIPLIGEYLLFIMIFVTLSIIVTVFVINVHHRSSATYHPMAPWVKRLFLQKLPQLLCMKGHIDRYSFSETEEKEKETTLKSKLSGKQKYKEEEGEKVIVAFLEKASDSIRYISRHVKKEHFIRQVIQDWKFIAQVLDRIFLWLFLVVSVTGSVLIFTPALQMWLNNAL
- the CHRNB3 gene encoding neuronal acetylcholine receptor subunit beta-3 isoform X3 produces the protein MVPMLCLFVWIVLCLSSSDVAAFSSVAENEDALLKHLFEGYQKWVRPVENSNNTIKVLFGLKISQLVDVDEKNQLMTTNVWLKQEWIDHKLSWNPEEYGGITAIRVPSESLWLPDIVLFENADGRFEGSLMTKAIVRYNGLVTWTPPASYKSSCTMDVTFFPFDRQNCSMKFGSWTYDGNMVDLVLVDENVDRKDFFDNGEWEILNARGMKGNRKNGLYFYPFVTYSFVLRRLPLFYTLFLIIPCLGLSFLTVLVFYLPSDEGEKLSLSTSVLVSLTVFLLVIEEIIPSSSKVIPLIGYPRLEIYSSSPGSDLPVAISGGVSDGFSSHLYTCITDVAEQCFVENSHVAAIQQAQCQRMMVPASSISVI